From a region of the Myxococcus stipitatus genome:
- a CDS encoding Kelch repeat-containing protein: MNRVTASTARRRVPYAGLWLEQFSLTPVPGGALLAGGHGWHPEGGGTTPRSSTGAALWDTAREEWLALAPLPAPRQDHAAVALPDGRVLLIGGRNMQAMELGSTVFFDPESRRFTEGPPLLTARSRPLAVALPDGAVLVLGSDHDDDLSRGTRAELLRPGANAWEPAGQTQRIFHAGPVCVSGERVVIAGGRDNGFGFAVIEGVHLAPPLDVSTEVWEPTGRTWRTTPHPLTQTRDDAAGVTLADGRVLVVGGWHQGQVLTSAEVWDPRTEQWRATGSLALGRSGFALTALPDGRAAVSGGLGAGPSFDALGDVELWDPATGTWSPGPPLAVARSGHQVVALDDGAYLVVGVSRPTPDAMPETTSELWRP, translated from the coding sequence ATGAACCGAGTTACGGCATCCACGGCCCGCCGGCGCGTCCCCTACGCGGGCCTCTGGCTCGAGCAGTTCAGCCTCACGCCCGTCCCGGGTGGCGCCCTGCTCGCCGGGGGACACGGCTGGCATCCCGAGGGCGGGGGCACCACCCCTCGCTCGTCCACGGGCGCGGCCCTCTGGGACACCGCCCGCGAGGAGTGGCTCGCGCTCGCGCCCCTGCCCGCGCCGCGCCAGGACCACGCGGCGGTGGCGCTGCCGGATGGGCGGGTGCTGCTCATCGGCGGGAGGAACATGCAGGCGATGGAGCTGGGCTCCACCGTGTTCTTCGACCCCGAATCCCGGCGCTTCACCGAGGGCCCGCCGCTCCTCACCGCGCGCTCGAGGCCCCTGGCCGTGGCGCTGCCGGACGGCGCGGTGCTCGTGCTCGGCTCGGACCACGACGACGACCTGTCCCGCGGCACGCGCGCGGAGCTCCTCCGCCCGGGCGCGAACGCATGGGAGCCCGCGGGGCAGACCCAGCGCATCTTCCACGCCGGCCCCGTCTGCGTCAGCGGCGAGCGCGTGGTCATCGCCGGAGGGCGGGACAACGGCTTCGGCTTCGCCGTCATCGAGGGCGTGCACCTGGCCCCACCGCTCGACGTGAGCACCGAGGTCTGGGAGCCCACCGGACGCACGTGGCGCACGACGCCCCACCCGCTCACCCAGACGCGCGACGACGCGGCGGGCGTGACGCTGGCCGACGGGCGCGTCCTCGTCGTCGGGGGTTGGCACCAGGGCCAGGTCCTCACCAGCGCGGAGGTCTGGGACCCGCGCACCGAGCAGTGGCGCGCGACGGGGAGCCTCGCGCTCGGCCGCTCCGGCTTCGCGCTCACCGCGCTGCCGGATGGACGCGCCGCCGTGTCGGGCGGCCTGGGCGCGGGCCCCTCGTTCGACGCGCTCGGAGACGTGGAGCTGTGGGACCCGGCCACGGGCACGTGGAGCCCCGGCCCCCCGCTCGCCGTGGCCCGCTCGGGGCACCAGGTGGTTGCCCTGGACGACGGCGCCTACCTCGTCGTGGGCGTCTCCCGTCCCACGCCCGACGCCATGCCCGAGACGACCTCCGAGCTCTGGCGCCCCTGA
- a CDS encoding kinetoplast-associated protein has product MASRSVSTRKSASRNRSSEATKAAFEDLARKARNKPVVPAKEQEARDTHARSVLAEVSNLSAESAVKKVTEAGLTINRTLAGINEQVVALVEEMKQLDEAIQLKTQELSDLHGRDVAASAVDVLVAEYDKRKADLQAEVEQLQKDIAERRERADAELTAERDAAEVARRRAEEQYAYDVQNQRKKEQDAFAEGLRVQAAAERDRKEKLEKDWAGREEALRLREKELEDLRKQVAEFPQVLKKETDTASAIVGNRVKAEWDMKLTLATKDAETAQRVASMEIASLKDTATKQAQAIQALQTELAEAKRQVQAIAEKALESASGARALAEVQGVIASREFGKAK; this is encoded by the coding sequence ATGGCCTCTCGTTCCGTTTCCACCCGCAAGTCCGCGTCCCGCAACCGCTCCTCGGAGGCCACCAAGGCGGCCTTCGAGGACCTGGCTCGCAAGGCCCGCAACAAGCCCGTGGTGCCCGCCAAGGAGCAGGAGGCCAGGGACACGCACGCCCGGAGCGTGCTGGCGGAGGTCTCCAACCTGTCGGCCGAGTCCGCGGTGAAGAAGGTCACCGAGGCGGGCCTCACCATCAATCGCACGCTGGCCGGCATCAACGAGCAGGTCGTCGCGCTGGTGGAGGAGATGAAGCAGTTGGACGAGGCCATCCAGCTCAAGACGCAGGAGCTGTCGGACCTGCACGGCCGGGACGTGGCCGCCAGCGCGGTGGACGTGCTCGTGGCCGAGTACGACAAGCGCAAGGCGGACCTCCAGGCGGAGGTGGAGCAGTTGCAGAAGGACATCGCCGAGCGGCGCGAGCGGGCGGACGCGGAGCTGACGGCCGAGCGCGACGCGGCCGAGGTGGCCCGTCGCCGCGCGGAGGAGCAGTACGCCTACGACGTCCAGAACCAGCGCAAGAAGGAGCAGGACGCCTTCGCGGAGGGGCTGCGCGTGCAGGCCGCCGCCGAGCGCGACCGCAAGGAGAAGCTGGAGAAGGACTGGGCTGGCCGCGAGGAGGCGTTGAGGCTGCGGGAGAAGGAGCTGGAGGACCTGCGCAAGCAGGTGGCGGAGTTCCCGCAGGTGCTGAAGAAGGAGACGGACACGGCGTCCGCCATCGTCGGCAACCGGGTGAAGGCGGAGTGGGACATGAAGCTGACGCTCGCCACCAAGGACGCGGAGACGGCGCAGCGCGTGGCCAGCATGGAGATTGCCTCGCTCAAGGACACCGCCACCAAGCAGGCGCAGGCCATCCAGGCGCTCCAGACGGAGCTGGCCGAGGCGAAGCGCCAGGTGCAGGCCATCGCGGAGAAGGCGCTCGAGTCGGCCTCCGGCGCTCGCGCCCTCGCGGAGGTCCAGGGGGTCATCGCCAGCCGCGAGTTCGGCAAGGCGAAGTAG
- the asnS gene encoding asparagine--tRNA ligase — MQVVSVKQVLAGAVEAGAKVEVRGWVRTRRDSKAGISFVNVSDGSTFDPIQVVAPNSLPNYEKEILHLTAGCSVIARGTLVKSQGKGQAFEVQADEVLVLGFVDDPDTYPIQPKQHTLEFLRDVAHLRVRTNTFGAITRVRHRAAAAIHRFFDQEGFFWVNTPIITASDAEGAGQMFRVSTLDAVNPPKTPEGKIDWHKDFFGKEAYLTVSGQLNVEAYCLAMSKVYTFGPTFRAENSNTTRHLAEFWMIEPEIAFADLNQDADLAERFLKSVFKAVLEDCAPDFKFFEERVQKGVTARLEKFIESSFERIDYTKAIDILQKSNKKFEYAPVWGKDLQTEHERYLAEEHVGRPVVVMNYPEEIKAFYMRINEDGKTVAAMDVLAPGIGEIIGGSQREERLDVLDARMKKFGLEPAHYQWYRDLRRYGTVPHAGFGLGFERLIVYMCGLQNIRDAIPYPRVPGWAQF, encoded by the coding sequence ATGCAGGTCGTCAGTGTGAAGCAGGTCCTCGCGGGCGCCGTGGAGGCGGGGGCCAAGGTAGAGGTCCGGGGCTGGGTGCGCACCCGCCGCGACTCGAAGGCGGGCATCAGCTTCGTCAACGTCAGCGATGGCTCGACGTTCGACCCCATCCAGGTGGTGGCCCCCAATTCGCTGCCGAACTACGAGAAGGAAATCCTGCACCTGACCGCGGGCTGCTCCGTCATCGCCCGGGGCACGCTGGTGAAGTCCCAGGGCAAGGGGCAGGCCTTCGAGGTCCAGGCCGACGAGGTCCTGGTGCTGGGCTTCGTGGACGACCCGGACACCTACCCCATCCAGCCCAAGCAGCACACGCTGGAGTTCCTGCGCGACGTGGCCCACCTGCGCGTGCGCACCAACACCTTCGGCGCGATCACGCGCGTGCGCCACCGGGCCGCGGCGGCCATCCACCGCTTCTTCGACCAGGAGGGCTTCTTCTGGGTCAACACGCCCATCATCACCGCCAGCGACGCGGAGGGCGCCGGCCAGATGTTCCGCGTCTCCACGCTGGACGCGGTGAACCCGCCGAAGACGCCGGAGGGGAAGATCGACTGGCACAAGGACTTCTTCGGCAAGGAGGCGTACCTCACCGTCTCCGGCCAGCTCAACGTGGAGGCGTACTGCCTGGCCATGTCGAAGGTCTACACCTTCGGCCCCACGTTCCGCGCGGAGAACTCCAACACCACGCGCCACCTGGCCGAGTTCTGGATGATCGAACCGGAGATCGCCTTCGCGGACCTCAACCAGGACGCGGACCTGGCCGAGCGCTTCCTCAAGTCCGTCTTCAAGGCCGTGCTCGAGGACTGCGCGCCGGACTTCAAGTTCTTCGAGGAGCGCGTGCAGAAGGGCGTCACCGCGCGCCTGGAGAAGTTCATCGAGTCGAGCTTCGAGCGCATCGACTACACGAAGGCCATCGACATCCTCCAGAAGTCCAACAAGAAGTTCGAGTACGCGCCGGTCTGGGGCAAGGACCTCCAGACGGAACACGAGCGCTACCTCGCCGAGGAGCACGTGGGCCGCCCCGTGGTGGTGATGAACTACCCGGAGGAGATCAAGGCCTTCTACATGCGCATCAACGAGGACGGGAAGACCGTGGCCGCCATGGACGTGCTCGCCCCCGGCATCGGCGAAATCATCGGCGGCAGCCAGCGCGAGGAGCGCCTGGACGTGCTCGACGCGCGCATGAAGAAGTTCGGCCTCGAGCCCGCCCACTACCAGTGGTACCGCGACCTGCGCCGCTACGGCACCGTGCCCCACGCCGGCTTCGGGCTCGGCTTCGAACGGCTCATCGTCTACATGTGTGGCCTGCAGAACATCCGCGACGCCATCCCCTACCCGCGCGTTCCAGGCTGGGCGCAGTTCTGA
- a CDS encoding alkaline phosphatase PhoX: MRLDRRDFLRLSALGGGTLALGPGFWRAAYAAPAEPGPGPYGALSGTADANGVRLPAGFASRIVARSGQVVAGTGYTWHSAPDGGACFALSDGGWVYASNSEVSSGGGAGALRFDGGGAVVDAYRILSSTRSNCAGGPTPWGTWLSCEEYSGGRVWECDPTKASQGVARGAMGTFSHEAVAADPEGLRLYLTEDSTSGRFYRFTPSAWPSLSAGTLEAAKVNGDPLAGTATLTWVPCAATSPASQQSSVASKTTVFNGGEGCWFDGGVVYFTTKGDNRVWAHTPATGALEVIYDASLFASSPLTGVDNVTVSRSGDLYVAEDGGNLEICLITPGPQRVVAPFIRLSGHSSSEITGPAFSPDGRRLYFSSQRGTSGSSSGGITFEVSGPFR, from the coding sequence ATGCGTCTGGACCGTCGTGACTTCCTACGTCTCTCCGCGCTGGGTGGGGGGACGTTGGCGTTGGGGCCCGGGTTCTGGAGGGCGGCGTATGCCGCGCCGGCGGAGCCGGGGCCGGGGCCGTATGGGGCCCTTTCGGGGACCGCGGATGCGAATGGGGTGAGGCTGCCCGCGGGCTTCGCGTCGCGCATCGTCGCCCGCTCGGGGCAGGTGGTGGCGGGGACGGGCTACACGTGGCACTCCGCGCCGGATGGTGGGGCGTGCTTCGCGTTGTCGGACGGGGGTTGGGTGTACGCCTCCAACAGCGAGGTGTCGTCGGGGGGCGGCGCGGGCGCGCTGCGCTTCGACGGTGGCGGCGCGGTGGTGGACGCGTACCGCATCCTCTCCAGCACGCGCAGCAACTGCGCGGGCGGGCCCACGCCCTGGGGCACGTGGTTGTCGTGCGAGGAGTACAGCGGAGGGCGGGTCTGGGAGTGTGATCCGACGAAGGCGTCGCAGGGCGTGGCGCGCGGCGCGATGGGGACCTTCTCCCACGAGGCGGTGGCGGCGGACCCCGAAGGGCTGCGGCTGTACCTGACGGAGGACAGCACCAGCGGGCGCTTCTATCGCTTCACGCCGTCCGCCTGGCCCTCGCTGAGCGCGGGCACGCTGGAGGCGGCGAAGGTGAACGGGGACCCGCTGGCGGGCACGGCCACGCTGACGTGGGTGCCGTGCGCGGCCACGAGCCCCGCGTCGCAGCAGTCCTCCGTGGCCTCGAAGACCACCGTGTTCAACGGCGGCGAGGGCTGCTGGTTCGACGGCGGCGTCGTCTACTTCACGACCAAGGGCGACAACCGCGTGTGGGCCCACACGCCCGCGACCGGGGCGCTGGAGGTCATCTACGACGCGAGCCTGTTCGCCAGCTCTCCGCTGACCGGCGTGGACAACGTCACGGTGTCCCGCTCCGGGGACCTCTATGTCGCGGAGGACGGGGGCAACCTCGAAATCTGCCTCATCACCCCGGGGCCGCAGCGGGTGGTCGCGCCCTTCATCCGGTTGTCGGGGCACTCCAGTTCGGAGATCACCGGCCCGGCCTTCAGCCCGGACGGGCGGCGGCTGTACTTCAGCTCGCAGCGCGGCACGTCCGGGTCGAGCAGCGGCGGCATCACCTTCGAGGTGAGCGGCCCATTCCGCTGA
- a CDS encoding CotH kinase family protein: MVGRGVWRGLLAGLVYALMACGGSSSTPAPGSVDDPGVPPPSSQNGDGGTPDGGAEPPDAGPAPTVCAPTAGERRWLLEGEALMTTVRCGTGHTAANLRFGVDTLPAGAVFDEATATLRWTPGKDQAAVWNLVLREHTTGETGTLVVGVVDNDALPGKVPIADPLTYTEEYGLPVFHLYYPNPPNLTSGSYRPAQLVYRGRRYDIEAKFRGATSGAFPKRSFTLKFKDEDLFNEPVFGDGFLDRKRVALITTFNDNSYVRVRLAFDLWNRMSSDHIQIKTYSAVVYVNNRYHGLYTVADLPHKRLMAEHGMDKDSDLFKAVENDANFTRLRRDGRPKEYLREGFEKQVGNPEQGQPRAFVTLDEFVAFVADANAVTFREGFPKRAHLSDYVDWWIFNTLIFGTDSHSKNAYHAYDTTTKGPWRFIPWDLDASMGQGFDTTRTSATVRPTFTERNRIFLMLLADPTFATPMRERYRMLLANELKLETVLALIDGYVKQTAPSARRDWARWQLEYRAFGAPGTIGAGNFPMWYTRQDFLSYEEELEYVRQWIRTRWPALQSQLP; this comes from the coding sequence ATGGTCGGTCGTGGCGTGTGGCGGGGGCTTCTGGCGGGGCTCGTGTATGCGCTGATGGCATGTGGTGGGAGTTCCTCCACCCCCGCGCCAGGAAGCGTGGACGACCCCGGGGTACCGCCCCCTTCTTCCCAGAACGGTGACGGAGGCACACCGGACGGGGGAGCCGAGCCCCCCGACGCGGGCCCCGCCCCCACGGTCTGCGCGCCCACCGCGGGCGAGCGGAGGTGGCTGCTCGAAGGCGAGGCCCTGATGACCACCGTGCGCTGCGGCACGGGGCACACCGCGGCGAACCTTCGCTTCGGCGTGGACACGCTGCCGGCCGGCGCCGTCTTCGACGAGGCCACCGCCACGCTGCGCTGGACACCCGGCAAGGACCAGGCGGCCGTCTGGAACCTGGTCCTGCGCGAGCACACCACCGGCGAGACGGGCACGCTCGTCGTCGGCGTCGTGGACAACGACGCGCTGCCGGGCAAGGTCCCCATCGCGGATCCGCTGACGTACACGGAGGAGTACGGGCTGCCGGTGTTCCACCTGTACTACCCCAACCCGCCCAACCTCACGTCCGGCAGCTACCGGCCCGCGCAGCTCGTCTACCGGGGCCGCCGCTACGACATCGAGGCGAAGTTCCGCGGCGCCACCTCCGGCGCCTTCCCCAAGCGCAGCTTCACACTGAAGTTCAAGGACGAGGACCTCTTCAACGAGCCCGTCTTCGGCGACGGGTTCCTCGACCGCAAGCGCGTGGCGCTCATCACCACGTTCAACGACAACTCCTACGTGCGCGTCCGGCTGGCGTTCGACCTGTGGAACCGGATGTCGTCCGACCACATCCAGATCAAGACCTACAGCGCGGTCGTCTACGTCAACAACCGATACCACGGGCTCTACACGGTGGCGGACCTGCCCCACAAGCGGCTGATGGCCGAGCACGGCATGGACAAGGACTCGGACCTGTTCAAGGCCGTGGAGAACGACGCCAACTTCACCCGCCTGCGCAGGGACGGCAGGCCCAAGGAGTACCTGCGCGAGGGGTTCGAGAAGCAGGTGGGCAACCCCGAGCAGGGCCAGCCACGCGCCTTCGTCACGCTCGACGAGTTCGTCGCCTTCGTCGCGGACGCGAACGCCGTCACCTTCCGCGAGGGCTTTCCCAAGCGCGCCCACCTGAGCGACTACGTGGACTGGTGGATCTTCAACACGCTCATCTTCGGCACCGACTCCCACTCCAAGAACGCCTACCACGCCTACGACACGACCACGAAGGGGCCCTGGCGCTTCATCCCCTGGGACCTCGACGCCAGCATGGGCCAGGGGTTCGACACCACGCGCACCAGCGCCACCGTGCGCCCGACCTTCACGGAGCGCAACCGCATCTTCCTGATGCTGCTCGCCGACCCCACCTTCGCCACGCCCATGCGAGAGCGCTACCGCATGCTGCTCGCCAACGAGCTGAAGCTGGAGACGGTGCTCGCGCTCATCGACGGCTACGTGAAGCAGACGGCGCCCTCCGCGCGACGCGACTGGGCCAGGTGGCAACTGGAGTACCGCGCCTTCGGCGCCCCCGGCACCATCGGCGCCGGCAACTTCCCCATGTGGTACACGCGCCAGGACTTCCTCTCGTACGAAGAGGAGCTGGAGTACGTGCGCCAGTGGATCCGCACCCGCTGGCCCGCGTTGCAGTCCCAGCTCCCCTGA
- a CDS encoding abortive infection system antitoxin AbiGi family protein → MLGYQANPQWRDMSDFVVHFTKPGPPFGDAYQNMMNILGTRTLIPGAEGFGLARREAVVAERHRSVCFSEIPLDQLKRLVHRRSLYGIGFSKSFVLSQGGGPVWYVQYASPAHRALKHQVDAALATPEPEQHPLWSMTPFVDVQGDTHNAPYSYRFDWEREWRVPGLLRFTEYDVAVLFLPEEQHSIARDFFAWAVREKAGPGYFCPCLDPLWSAEQISDALARQGANPARLKTG, encoded by the coding sequence ATGCTCGGCTATCAGGCGAATCCCCAGTGGCGTGACATGTCCGACTTCGTGGTGCACTTCACGAAGCCGGGTCCGCCCTTCGGGGACGCGTACCAGAACATGATGAACATCCTGGGCACGCGCACGCTGATTCCAGGCGCGGAGGGCTTCGGTCTCGCGCGGCGCGAGGCCGTGGTCGCCGAGCGCCACCGCTCGGTCTGCTTCAGCGAGATTCCGCTCGACCAGCTCAAGCGGCTCGTGCACCGCCGCAGCCTGTATGGCATCGGCTTCAGCAAGAGCTTCGTCCTCTCCCAGGGCGGCGGTCCGGTCTGGTACGTCCAGTACGCCTCGCCCGCGCACCGCGCCTTGAAGCACCAGGTCGACGCGGCGCTGGCCACACCGGAGCCGGAGCAGCACCCCCTCTGGTCCATGACGCCCTTCGTGGACGTCCAGGGCGACACCCACAACGCCCCCTACAGCTACCGCTTCGACTGGGAGCGAGAGTGGCGCGTGCCGGGTCTCCTGCGCTTCACCGAGTACGACGTGGCCGTGCTCTTCCTGCCCGAGGAGCAGCACTCCATCGCCCGCGACTTCTTCGCGTGGGCCGTGCGCGAGAAGGCCGGCCCCGGCTACTTCTGCCCCTGTCTGGATCCACTGTGGTCGGCGGAGCAGATCTCCGACGCGCTGGCGCGACAGGGCGCGAACCCCGCGCGCCTCAAGACGGGCTGA